One region of Verrucomicrobiales bacterium genomic DNA includes:
- a CDS encoding SNF2 helicase associated domain-containing protein: MAEFLPRLAYEEGRMAEVELNETFLAKIAGWEAVKSARALLAGGRVLSSNWTPPVLKGVVQEGTASYRATLIIKDLVNVENMCTCRQAREWGTICAHAVAVGLHHLNRGLPPKEAPVPAKSPSRPPSDGTKPASTLRPSRLRWAREGEVGVPLELFLIMPPNLEAALARGRVMVCFEIRTPRGRSPLSTLSPASTYHASEQDRELLERIEVLAAGEFPGLLQLEVSQLAALLALCVGHPRITQGRSAGVEVAAEPGKLALKAHLEKDGMCQLSRADARPLPPLLVGEGDRHWTFAAGRFVPLHLNAKFLPVLRTPVWISRADLPLFLNRDWPGLLRGGATSDNLHPEEFKIETLAPRFALRLTGGLAQLEAQLTAIYGQRRLPLGTVVDDQDAWIPDELDIRKFGTRDPEAERAAIGRLLRCGFSAPDSQGRMSMSGQNTVLNFFAREHPRLEREWQVTMEERLQKSCSTQLERVEPQFAVSSSGVEWFDFSVSFRLGGGETLSAAEMQRLLVSGQSHGRLKNGKIAVFDAAALDEFQESLRDCSPRQEGQVYRISSKQAGFLEATVREQGWTLQAPAPWKEKVRHRSGEALPECPPLGSLEEVLRPYQKHGVAWFQFLRSSQFGGILADEMGLGKTLQTLAFLRAMRAQGEIKAPWLVICPTSLVFNWVMEAKKFAPELKVLPLQGADRQRWFPEIADSHLVVTSYALIRRDAERYQGVDFDTVVLDEAQHIKNRQTLNAQAVKSIRSRHRLVLTGTPLENSVFDLWSIFDFLMPGYLGSASDFRERYELPISKGKDSSASARLGRRLRPFILRRLKQEVARDLPAKLEQVSFCELSDSQRRIYQQVLEAGRKEMLQAGGEPGASRGRMLVLTTLLRLRQICCDPRLLKLESIAKDEGSGKVDLFGELLQEVLDGGHRVLVFSQFTEMLALLREQLEEDGVEYCYLDGGTPNRGEVVDRFQRGQAPVFLISLKAGGVGLNLTGADTVIHFDPWWNPAVEDQATDRAHRIGQSRVVTSYKLIARDTVEEKILTLQQRKRELTAQTLGSEESFTQALSWEEIQELLG, from the coding sequence TTGGCTGAGTTTCTTCCCCGCCTCGCCTATGAAGAGGGGCGCATGGCGGAAGTGGAGCTCAATGAGACGTTTCTGGCGAAGATCGCTGGATGGGAAGCGGTCAAGTCGGCGCGCGCACTCCTGGCGGGCGGGCGGGTGCTCAGCTCCAACTGGACGCCTCCGGTTTTGAAGGGCGTGGTCCAGGAGGGGACGGCCTCGTATCGGGCCACGCTGATCATCAAAGACCTGGTGAACGTCGAGAACATGTGCACCTGTCGGCAGGCTCGCGAATGGGGCACCATTTGTGCCCATGCTGTGGCGGTGGGGCTGCATCATCTGAATCGAGGCCTTCCTCCCAAGGAGGCGCCGGTCCCAGCCAAATCCCCCTCTCGGCCTCCCTCAGACGGAACCAAGCCGGCTTCCACCCTGCGTCCGTCGCGACTTCGCTGGGCGCGGGAGGGTGAAGTCGGGGTGCCGCTGGAGCTCTTTTTGATCATGCCCCCCAATCTCGAAGCGGCTTTGGCGCGCGGGCGGGTCATGGTCTGCTTTGAAATTCGTACCCCCCGCGGCCGCAGTCCTTTGAGCACGCTCTCTCCGGCGTCGACCTATCACGCGTCGGAGCAGGATCGCGAGCTGCTCGAGCGCATCGAGGTTTTGGCAGCGGGCGAGTTTCCTGGGCTACTGCAGCTGGAGGTTTCCCAATTGGCTGCTCTGCTGGCGTTGTGTGTGGGGCATCCACGCATCACGCAGGGGCGCAGCGCCGGGGTGGAGGTGGCTGCAGAGCCTGGAAAACTGGCCCTGAAGGCTCATCTGGAGAAGGACGGCATGTGTCAGCTGTCCCGCGCCGATGCTCGCCCACTCCCACCTCTTCTGGTCGGCGAAGGAGATCGACACTGGACCTTCGCAGCGGGGCGCTTCGTTCCGCTGCACCTCAACGCCAAGTTCCTGCCGGTCCTTCGGACTCCTGTTTGGATCTCGCGGGCCGATCTTCCTTTGTTTCTCAACCGTGACTGGCCTGGGTTGCTGCGCGGGGGTGCTACTTCCGACAACCTTCATCCCGAGGAGTTCAAGATCGAGACCCTGGCCCCGCGGTTTGCCTTGAGGCTGACCGGGGGCCTGGCCCAGTTGGAGGCTCAGCTGACGGCGATCTACGGGCAGCGCCGGCTGCCCCTTGGCACGGTGGTGGACGACCAGGATGCGTGGATCCCGGATGAGCTGGATATTCGTAAATTCGGGACTCGGGATCCGGAAGCCGAGCGCGCGGCCATCGGACGATTGCTGCGTTGTGGATTTTCGGCGCCGGATTCGCAGGGACGGATGAGCATGTCGGGTCAGAACACGGTCCTCAACTTTTTCGCGCGCGAGCATCCGCGATTGGAGCGGGAGTGGCAGGTAACGATGGAAGAGCGTCTGCAGAAGAGCTGTTCGACCCAGCTCGAGCGGGTCGAACCTCAGTTCGCGGTGAGTTCATCGGGGGTGGAGTGGTTCGACTTTTCGGTCAGCTTTCGCCTCGGCGGGGGGGAGACCTTGTCGGCTGCGGAAATGCAGCGGTTGCTGGTTTCGGGACAAAGCCACGGCCGCCTTAAGAACGGGAAGATCGCGGTGTTCGATGCGGCGGCGCTGGATGAGTTTCAAGAGTCATTGCGCGACTGCAGTCCACGTCAGGAGGGGCAGGTCTACCGGATTTCGAGCAAGCAGGCCGGTTTCTTGGAGGCCACCGTGCGGGAGCAGGGCTGGACGTTGCAGGCGCCGGCCCCCTGGAAGGAGAAGGTGCGTCATCGCTCGGGAGAAGCCCTTCCGGAGTGCCCGCCTCTGGGGTCGTTGGAAGAGGTGCTTCGGCCCTATCAGAAGCACGGTGTGGCCTGGTTTCAGTTTTTGCGCAGCAGCCAGTTTGGAGGAATTTTGGCGGATGAGATGGGGCTTGGAAAGACCCTGCAGACGCTGGCCTTCCTCCGGGCGATGCGTGCTCAGGGCGAGATCAAGGCGCCCTGGCTGGTGATCTGTCCGACCAGTCTGGTGTTCAACTGGGTCATGGAGGCGAAGAAATTTGCTCCAGAGCTGAAGGTGCTGCCTTTGCAGGGGGCGGACCGGCAGCGCTGGTTTCCCGAGATCGCGGACTCGCATCTGGTGGTCACGAGTTATGCGCTGATTCGGCGGGATGCGGAGCGGTATCAAGGGGTCGATTTCGATACGGTTGTGCTGGACGAAGCGCAGCACATCAAGAATCGCCAGACCCTGAATGCGCAGGCCGTGAAGTCTATTCGGTCGCGCCATCGTCTGGTGCTTACCGGCACTCCGCTGGAGAATTCCGTCTTCGACCTGTGGTCGATCTTTGACTTCTTGATGCCCGGTTATCTCGGCAGCGCGAGCGACTTTCGGGAGCGTTACGAGCTCCCGATCAGCAAGGGCAAGGACTCGTCCGCATCGGCCCGTCTGGGACGACGACTCCGGCCGTTCATTCTGCGCCGCTTGAAGCAGGAGGTGGCCCGCGACCTGCCGGCCAAACTGGAGCAGGTTTCTTTCTGTGAGCTGAGCGACTCCCAACGTCGGATTTATCAGCAGGTGTTGGAGGCGGGACGGAAGGAGATGCTGCAGGCGGGAGGTGAACCGGGGGCGTCTCGGGGACGCATGTTAGTGCTCACGACGCTGCTGCGCTTGCGTCAGATCTGTTGTGACCCACGGCTGCTCAAGCTGGAGTCCATTGCCAAGGACGAAGGCTCCGGCAAGGTGGATCTTTTCGGTGAGCTGCTCCAGGAGGTTTTAGACGGCGGACATCGGGTGTTGGTCTTTAGCCAATTTACCGAGATGTTGGCGCTGTTGCGGGAACAGTTGGAAGAGGACGGGGTCGAGTATTGCTATCTAGACGGCGGCACTCCGAATCGCGGCGAGGTGGTCGACCGTTTTCAGCGGGGGCAAGCTCCTGTTTTCTTGATCAGCCTGAAGGCTGGCGGCGTGGGTCTGAACCTCACCGGCGCCGACACCGTGATCCATTTTGATCCTTGGTGGAATCCGGCAGTCGAGGACCAGGCGACCGACCGGGCGCATCGGATCGGACAGTCCCGAGTGGTCACCAGCTACAAGCTCATCGCGCGCGACACCGTGGAGGAGAAGATTCTGACCCTGCAGCAGCGCAAGCGTGAGTTGACCGCTCAGACCCTGGGTAGTGAGGAGAGCTTCACTCAAGCCCTGAGTTGGGAGGAGATTCAGGAGTTGCTCGGCTGA
- a CDS encoding MFS transporter, protein MTEKQSSAGQPLSSAQWMVLLAAFLGWLFDGFEIGLFPVVARPALLSMLGEGGDAAVGPWMAKITAAFLIGAAAGGLVFGWLGDRVGRVRALAISILVYSLFTGCGYFAQTPTHLAIFRFIAALGMGGEWALGVALVMECWPEKWRPLLAGAIGAAANFGFLLTGLVARVWPPTPESWRTMFLIGALPALLVFLIRLAVPESKRWQDSVKDGKSKPLVEIFAPGIRGRTLLAIVFASVALIGTWGSVTWIPLWANQLVSREAQSQLKAENPGWYQADGTPASLSAEEAAKRAALESEGKRSAGMASGNVQMIQGLGAILGCIIAPLLGAQLGRRIAFFLLCLGSLAMCALMFRTISQFDASFMAYAFGVSAVTASFYGWFPLYFPELFPTRIRATGQGLCFNFGRIFAAGGALLQGELVRTLGGSYPQAGAIVTLVYLVGMALIWFAPETKGKPLPE, encoded by the coding sequence ATGACCGAAAAACAATCGTCAGCGGGCCAGCCCTTGAGCTCCGCACAATGGATGGTACTGCTTGCGGCCTTTCTGGGATGGCTGTTCGACGGATTTGAGATCGGACTTTTTCCCGTCGTGGCGCGTCCGGCTCTGCTGAGCATGCTGGGGGAGGGCGGCGACGCTGCGGTGGGGCCTTGGATGGCAAAGATCACCGCGGCATTTCTGATCGGAGCTGCGGCCGGAGGACTGGTTTTTGGTTGGCTTGGTGATCGGGTTGGTCGTGTGCGCGCACTGGCGATTAGTATTCTCGTCTATTCCCTGTTCACGGGGTGCGGTTACTTCGCTCAGACCCCCACTCATCTGGCGATCTTCCGCTTCATCGCCGCGTTGGGCATGGGGGGGGAGTGGGCTTTGGGGGTGGCGCTGGTGATGGAATGTTGGCCCGAAAAATGGCGTCCACTGCTGGCTGGGGCCATTGGGGCCGCCGCCAACTTCGGGTTCCTGCTGACGGGGTTGGTGGCCCGGGTTTGGCCGCCCACTCCTGAGTCCTGGCGCACTATGTTTCTGATTGGTGCGCTGCCGGCCCTGCTCGTCTTCCTGATTCGCTTGGCCGTACCAGAATCCAAGCGGTGGCAGGACTCCGTCAAGGATGGGAAATCCAAGCCGCTGGTTGAGATTTTTGCACCGGGGATTCGGGGTCGAACGTTGCTGGCCATCGTTTTCGCATCGGTTGCATTGATCGGCACCTGGGGGTCGGTTACCTGGATCCCGCTGTGGGCGAATCAGCTGGTCTCGCGTGAGGCCCAGAGCCAGTTGAAGGCTGAAAACCCCGGATGGTATCAAGCCGATGGGACCCCCGCCTCGTTGAGCGCGGAAGAGGCGGCCAAGCGGGCGGCCCTTGAATCCGAAGGGAAGCGTTCGGCGGGTATGGCCTCGGGCAACGTGCAGATGATTCAAGGCTTGGGCGCGATTCTCGGTTGCATCATCGCGCCGCTGCTGGGGGCTCAGTTGGGCCGTCGGATCGCGTTTTTTCTGCTGTGTCTGGGCTCGCTCGCCATGTGCGCGCTGATGTTCCGGACCATCTCCCAGTTTGATGCCTCGTTCATGGCCTATGCCTTTGGCGTGAGCGCGGTCACCGCCTCGTTTTACGGTTGGTTCCCCTTGTACTTCCCTGAATTGTTTCCCACGCGAATTCGTGCTACCGGGCAGGGGTTGTGTTTTAATTTTGGACGCATCTTCGCCGCTGGAGGCGCGCTGCTCCAGGGAGAGTTGGTGAGGACGCTGGGGGGAAGCTATCCGCAGGCGGGGGCTATTGTGACTTTGGTTTACCTCGTCGGCATGGCGCTCATCTGGTTTGCTCCGGAAACCAAGGGTAAACCGCTGCCGGAGTGA
- a CDS encoding PSD1 domain-containing protein — MPLSIVLIRSRRSPRFAWVLLLLSVAALAEAAGPGDTVGPSFSREIRPILSDRCFRCHGPDENHRKGGLRLDLPEEASRELKSGRRAIVPGRLDQSHLVARLFSEDPDEVMPPPETKKPLTAEQKDLLKRWVASGARYEQHWAFQPPRAAALPTVRDSGWVRNGIDSFILARLESEGLSPSPPADKSALARRVSLDLIGLPPTAEELSAFLADSSPQAYESLVDRLLRSPHYGERWARPWLDLARYADTNGYEKDRARSIWPYRDWVIRALNRDLPFDQFTIEQLAGDLLPDPTVDQRVATGFHRNTMRNEEGGIDPLEFRFHAMNDRVATTGTTWLGLTLQCAQCHTHKYDPIPHREYYQVMACLNNADEPDLDLPDQKLEATWKQNQEEAARRLAALADKWPLDVIRWETPRDGSAQDESKRPARLLEDGSFLFQGKPEERDVYTLRFSSSARGVDQLRLEALTDPSLPSKGPGRTPHGNFVLSEIQVFAAPLSDASAALRLLKIVSATADVEQPGFLISAAVDGDEATGWAVHDPRKTLNSAKVGYFSFEAPVGHEGGTRYEVRLVQRYGGAHLIGRLRVGLGIPSADTRAVAVRRQEAMQQSFQNWLTRERRSLVDWRPVRPVELRSNLPILSLEPDGSIFVSGDITKHDTYELAFRDLPPRVTAVRLEVLPDDRLPAHGPGMTYYEGPPGDFFLSELELVASGQPCKISKASHSYAKTGLGADNVGAQRAIDGDLQTGWSCAGRMGERHQAVFVLEAPLEPTGDLRVKMQFWRHYAASLGRFRLSVTADPRGADARDLPEEMERLLRKPSEELTSSERQELLNQFLLSSPELANEAEQIRRLRRRPAATTTLVMRERPAGHPRPTFVHHRGEYLQPKEAVEPGVLSILNPLPSGSTRDRLGLARWLVSPENPLTARVVMNRNWALVFGTGLVKTVQDFGFQGDLPSHPELLDWLALEFVRQGWSVKAMHRLMVTSATYRQTSQRTELAGQRDPENRLLSHGPRKRLDAEMVRDAALRASGLLQPTIGGPSVYPPQPAAVTSEGTYGAMGWTASTGPDRYRRGLYVFAKRTAPFAMFNTFDGPSGEACVARRERSNTPLQALTLLNDQVFVEIAQAFGALLVKAGGTDQSRIESLFERSLSRRPTDREVQVLLRFAEVQRGRIQRGEMDSRSVAGGGEGDVGERAVWTLLARLVFNLDEFITQG; from the coding sequence ATGCCGCTGTCCATCGTCTTAATTCGTAGCCGCCGATCACCTCGGTTCGCCTGGGTCCTGCTGCTCCTGTCGGTGGCGGCGCTGGCCGAAGCGGCGGGGCCAGGTGACACCGTGGGGCCCTCCTTCAGCCGGGAGATTCGTCCCATCTTGTCGGATCGCTGCTTTCGTTGTCATGGCCCTGATGAGAACCATCGGAAAGGTGGTCTTCGGTTGGATCTTCCCGAGGAGGCATCGCGCGAGCTCAAGTCAGGGCGGCGAGCAATTGTGCCGGGTCGCCTGGATCAGAGCCACCTGGTGGCGCGGCTGTTCAGTGAGGATCCGGACGAAGTCATGCCGCCTCCCGAGACCAAGAAGCCGCTGACGGCGGAGCAGAAAGACCTCTTGAAGCGCTGGGTTGCCTCGGGTGCTCGATATGAGCAGCATTGGGCTTTTCAACCGCCCCGGGCTGCGGCCTTGCCGACGGTGCGTGATTCGGGCTGGGTTCGTAACGGCATCGACTCCTTCATACTGGCTCGTCTGGAGAGCGAGGGGTTGTCTCCCTCCCCTCCAGCCGACAAATCGGCGCTGGCGCGGCGCGTCTCATTGGATCTGATCGGGCTTCCACCCACTGCCGAGGAGTTGTCGGCCTTTCTGGCCGACTCTTCGCCGCAGGCCTACGAGTCCCTGGTCGATCGGCTCCTGAGGTCTCCGCACTATGGCGAACGTTGGGCCAGGCCTTGGCTCGATTTGGCGCGCTACGCCGATACCAATGGCTACGAGAAGGACCGGGCCCGAAGCATCTGGCCCTACCGCGACTGGGTCATTCGTGCCTTGAATCGGGATTTGCCTTTTGACCAGTTCACGATCGAGCAATTGGCGGGAGACCTCCTGCCGGATCCGACCGTCGATCAACGGGTAGCCACTGGTTTTCATCGCAACACGATGCGAAATGAGGAGGGAGGGATTGATCCGCTCGAATTTCGCTTTCATGCCATGAATGATCGAGTGGCGACCACCGGTACCACCTGGCTGGGGCTGACCCTGCAGTGCGCCCAGTGTCACACGCACAAGTACGACCCGATTCCCCACCGCGAGTATTATCAGGTGATGGCCTGCCTGAACAACGCCGACGAGCCGGACCTGGATCTTCCCGACCAGAAGCTCGAGGCGACCTGGAAGCAGAATCAGGAAGAAGCGGCTCGGCGTCTGGCTGCTCTCGCGGATAAATGGCCGTTGGATGTGATTCGATGGGAGACGCCTCGTGATGGATCGGCGCAGGACGAGAGCAAGCGTCCAGCTCGTCTGCTGGAGGATGGCTCTTTCCTCTTCCAGGGGAAGCCGGAGGAACGCGATGTTTACACGCTTCGGTTCTCCAGTTCGGCGCGGGGTGTTGACCAGCTTCGGCTGGAAGCGCTGACTGATCCCTCGCTGCCTTCCAAGGGCCCGGGACGAACTCCGCATGGCAACTTCGTGTTGAGTGAGATTCAGGTTTTTGCGGCTCCGCTGAGTGATGCGAGCGCCGCCCTGCGCTTGTTGAAAATCGTTTCCGCGACCGCCGACGTCGAGCAGCCAGGATTTCTCATCAGCGCGGCGGTGGATGGAGATGAAGCCACCGGGTGGGCGGTCCATGATCCCAGGAAGACATTGAACTCGGCAAAAGTTGGTTATTTCAGCTTCGAGGCCCCAGTGGGGCATGAGGGTGGCACTCGCTACGAAGTCCGGTTGGTTCAACGTTACGGCGGTGCTCATCTGATCGGAAGGTTGCGCGTGGGATTGGGGATTCCATCGGCCGACACCCGAGCGGTAGCGGTTCGCCGACAGGAGGCGATGCAGCAGTCCTTTCAGAACTGGCTCACCCGCGAGCGGCGTTCGCTGGTGGATTGGAGACCGGTTCGTCCAGTCGAGTTGCGGTCCAATCTACCGATCCTGAGCTTGGAACCCGACGGAAGCATTTTTGTGTCGGGGGACATCACCAAGCACGACACCTACGAGCTGGCCTTCCGCGACCTCCCTCCGAGGGTAACCGCGGTGCGGCTGGAGGTATTGCCGGACGATCGGCTGCCGGCGCATGGTCCGGGCATGACCTATTACGAGGGCCCCCCTGGAGACTTCTTTCTCAGCGAGTTGGAACTGGTGGCTTCCGGCCAGCCCTGCAAGATCTCGAAGGCCAGCCATAGCTACGCCAAAACTGGTTTGGGTGCTGACAATGTGGGGGCGCAGCGAGCGATTGACGGTGACTTGCAAACGGGTTGGTCTTGCGCTGGGCGAATGGGTGAGCGGCATCAAGCGGTATTTGTACTGGAGGCGCCCCTGGAGCCGACTGGCGATCTGCGCGTAAAGATGCAGTTCTGGCGCCATTACGCCGCGTCGCTGGGGCGATTTCGTCTCTCGGTCACGGCCGATCCACGGGGAGCAGACGCCCGCGACTTGCCGGAGGAGATGGAACGCTTGCTCCGCAAACCGTCAGAGGAGCTGACCTCGTCCGAACGTCAGGAGTTGCTGAACCAGTTTTTACTCAGCAGCCCGGAACTGGCCAATGAGGCGGAACAGATCCGTCGGCTGCGTCGGCGTCCGGCGGCCACCACCACTCTCGTGATGCGCGAGCGGCCTGCGGGTCATCCCCGGCCCACTTTCGTACATCATCGCGGGGAATACCTTCAGCCGAAGGAGGCAGTGGAGCCTGGTGTGCTGTCCATTCTGAATCCGCTGCCCTCCGGTTCGACCCGCGATCGGCTGGGGCTGGCCCGCTGGCTGGTTTCTCCTGAGAACCCGTTGACCGCCCGAGTGGTCATGAATCGGAACTGGGCCCTGGTATTTGGAACCGGTTTGGTGAAGACGGTTCAGGATTTTGGCTTCCAGGGGGATCTCCCGAGTCATCCCGAATTGTTGGATTGGTTGGCGCTGGAATTTGTTCGGCAAGGATGGTCGGTCAAGGCGATGCACCGTTTGATGGTGACCAGTGCCACCTATCGCCAAACCTCCCAGCGGACTGAGCTGGCCGGGCAAAGGGATCCTGAAAATCGGCTACTGTCGCACGGGCCGCGGAAACGGTTGGACGCGGAGATGGTGCGGGATGCCGCCCTGCGGGCCTCGGGGCTGCTTCAGCCCACCATCGGTGGCCCCAGCGTGTATCCGCCGCAGCCGGCAGCGGTCACGTCGGAAGGGACTTATGGAGCCATGGGATGGACAGCCAGTACGGGTCCGGACCGATATCGTCGAGGCCTCTACGTGTTTGCCAAGCGGACGGCGCCGTTCGCGATGTTCAACACTTTCGATGGGCCCAGCGGTGAGGCGTGCGTGGCTCGTCGCGAACGATCCAATACACCCCTCCAGGCCCTGACTCTCCTCAACGATCAGGTCTTTGTGGAGATTGCCCAGGCCTTTGGGGCCCTCCTGGTTAAGGCTGGCGGGACGGACCAAAGTCGTATCGAGTCATTGTTTGAACGGAGCTTGAGCCGTCGTCCGACCGATCGGGAGGTTCAGGTGCTGCTTCGTTTTGCGGAGGTTCAGCGTGGACGCATCCAGCGCGGGGAGATGGACTCCCGGAGCGTGGCGGGGGGTGGGGAAGGGGATGTTGGGGAGCGAGCCGTGTGGACTTTGCTGGCGCGGCTGGTCTTCAACCTCGACGAATTTATCACGCAAGGTTGA
- a CDS encoding nickel transporter: MSLVALTGFLAGALHVVSGPDHLTAVAPLAAASTRASWQSGLRWACGHSLGVVLIGCLLYAFRSALPVEAYSSWAERLVGVTLCGIGVWTLRRAMSRRLHIHTHAHGDSQHVHFHLHSERTAHPPAAASPHAHAHAAFGIGTLHGLAGSSHFFAVLPTLALPSLVQVVIYLTAYTLGTMLAMAGFAEVIGRVVTATSRVGLVPYRILLGTLAISALGTGAYWIWATGWAAAS, from the coding sequence ATGAGTTTGGTGGCTCTTACTGGCTTTCTGGCCGGTGCTCTGCATGTGGTTTCTGGGCCCGATCACTTGACGGCTGTGGCGCCTCTGGCCGCCGCCTCCACTCGGGCGTCCTGGCAATCGGGACTTCGATGGGCTTGCGGTCACAGTCTGGGAGTGGTGTTGATCGGCTGCCTCCTCTACGCGTTTCGTTCGGCCTTGCCCGTGGAGGCGTACAGTAGTTGGGCGGAGCGCTTGGTGGGGGTGACTCTGTGCGGGATTGGTGTTTGGACCCTGCGTCGTGCCATGTCTCGTCGGCTGCATATTCACACCCATGCGCATGGCGACAGCCAGCATGTTCACTTCCATCTTCATTCCGAGCGCACCGCCCATCCTCCGGCGGCGGCCTCGCCCCACGCGCACGCGCACGCGGCGTTTGGGATCGGAACCCTGCACGGGTTGGCGGGAAGCTCGCACTTCTTTGCGGTTCTTCCGACGCTCGCGCTGCCAAGCCTGGTCCAGGTGGTGATTTATCTCACCGCCTACACGCTCGGAACCATGCTGGCAATGGCCGGGTTCGCGGAGGTGATCGGCCGGGTAGTAACCGCGACTTCCAGGGTTGGATTGGTTCCCTATCGGATCCTGCTGGGAACCCTGGCGATTTCTGCATTGGGCACAGGAGCCTATTGGATTTGGGCGACTGGTTGGGCGGCGGCCTCCTGA
- a CDS encoding GHKL domain-containing protein produces the protein MPTELEIAKSAAPATPEPAPKSEEAPGLSHYRRTHRRWRDNARKLIELVRDIHPPPEQQALRLRSVEQNIILPVKTLLVLIVSWYVFAPVASLDTTQGRNRTRPALTKPVLTNGVPDTLATNAPVPAKPPSLRVEVDPGAASGDSFNEGYRALRWLLVVYILINVPAAFLLLRPKTLGLRLRHIQGVILVISSLDAIFVASLTYLTEGFASIVFWLFPGLILRNSMSLPLARPQLLLNLLTILLYVTAGTLDLSNNYAVLPDERIPERSVVYHSSSSGPAEPFLLRIALLMLLTVCCYGLQVLLEKQRQTEEDARELTTRQQQLDVAARLAAQIAHQIKNPLGIINTTVYNLERSLRIGKREAAEHQLEMIREEINRADQVITRLMGYAQLKEGRVEKLDVVEEIERVLHEVFPPVAKYSTQIVKQFGPDLPSLWMQRQHLGDIFSNILLNAREALFGQGEIQISAEVQRNGDSLCVTIADNGPGIPAERANQVFQPYFTTKDKGSGLGLAIVKQNMSLYGGTVRVESEPGHGSRFILIFPTRALTKVPQ, from the coding sequence ATGCCGACGGAGCTCGAAATAGCTAAATCCGCTGCCCCGGCTACGCCTGAACCTGCGCCTAAAAGCGAGGAGGCTCCGGGGCTATCGCACTACCGTCGAACTCATCGCCGGTGGCGGGACAATGCGCGAAAGCTCATAGAACTGGTTCGGGATATTCATCCCCCACCGGAGCAGCAGGCCCTCCGCCTGCGGTCCGTGGAGCAGAACATTATTCTTCCGGTCAAGACACTGCTGGTGCTGATCGTGTCATGGTATGTCTTCGCGCCCGTCGCCAGCCTCGATACTACCCAGGGACGAAACCGCACCCGCCCAGCGCTGACCAAACCTGTCCTGACCAACGGTGTTCCTGACACCCTCGCCACGAATGCCCCGGTGCCAGCCAAGCCGCCTTCACTGCGGGTTGAAGTCGATCCGGGAGCTGCCAGCGGGGACAGCTTTAACGAAGGATATCGGGCGTTGCGCTGGCTGCTGGTCGTCTACATTCTGATCAATGTCCCGGCCGCCTTTCTGCTTCTACGGCCCAAAACCCTCGGCCTGAGGCTACGCCATATTCAAGGTGTCATCCTGGTGATCAGCAGCCTGGACGCGATTTTTGTGGCCTCACTGACCTATCTCACCGAAGGGTTCGCCAGCATCGTGTTTTGGCTGTTTCCTGGACTGATCCTTCGCAACAGCATGAGTCTTCCGCTGGCTCGGCCTCAACTGCTGCTGAACCTGCTGACGATCCTGCTCTATGTCACCGCGGGAACTCTGGATCTTTCCAACAACTACGCGGTGCTACCGGATGAACGGATCCCAGAACGCTCGGTCGTTTACCATTCGAGCAGTTCGGGGCCGGCTGAGCCGTTCCTCCTCCGCATCGCACTGCTCATGCTCCTGACCGTCTGCTGCTACGGCCTCCAGGTGCTTCTGGAGAAGCAGCGACAGACTGAGGAGGATGCCCGGGAGTTGACTACGCGACAGCAGCAACTCGACGTGGCCGCGCGGCTCGCCGCCCAGATCGCCCACCAGATCAAGAACCCGCTCGGAATCATCAACACCACTGTCTACAACCTCGAACGGAGCCTGCGCATTGGCAAGCGCGAGGCGGCTGAGCATCAGCTCGAGATGATTCGCGAGGAGATCAACCGCGCCGACCAGGTAATCACCCGTCTCATGGGTTACGCCCAATTGAAGGAGGGGCGGGTGGAGAAACTAGATGTGGTTGAGGAGATCGAGCGCGTGCTGCACGAAGTGTTCCCCCCGGTCGCGAAGTACTCCACTCAAATTGTCAAACAGTTCGGGCCCGACCTGCCGAGCTTATGGATGCAACGACAGCATCTCGGCGATATTTTCTCAAACATCCTGTTGAATGCGCGCGAGGCGTTGTTCGGCCAGGGTGAGATCCAAATCAGTGCCGAAGTCCAGCGGAATGGCGACTCCTTGTGCGTGACCATCGCCGACAACGGCCCCGGCATCCCAGCCGAAAGGGCGAACCAGGTCTTTCAGCCTTACTTCACCACCAAGGACAAAGGCAGCGGCCTGGGCCTGGCGATTGTAAAACAAAATATGAGCCTTTACGGAGGGACCGTGCGGGTGGAATCCGAACCCGGACATGGCTCTCGATTCATCCTCATCTTTCCCACTCGGGCCCTGACGAAAGTCCCTCAATGA